In Brevundimonas subvibrioides, a genomic segment contains:
- a CDS encoding PAS domain-containing protein, producing the protein MFHPGTQTLIDHWAALPSPGPIPPRAGLDPMRLGRLVPQLFTADRSPDGVSFRLAGAWIETLHGRPMRGVGWLDLWASESRTLVAAAVVQTFREARPVVMVAEAARLRGVLEIVIAPMRGPGGEADQLLGLYQPALDQERRRDAVGPLTARLSVGVGVTGRPPLTLATVDGRRIA; encoded by the coding sequence ATGTTCCATCCCGGCACTCAGACCCTGATCGATCACTGGGCCGCATTGCCCTCTCCGGGCCCTATTCCTCCACGCGCCGGGCTCGATCCTATGCGGCTGGGCCGGCTGGTGCCCCAGTTGTTCACGGCCGACCGCAGCCCTGACGGCGTGAGCTTCCGGCTTGCGGGAGCCTGGATCGAGACCCTGCATGGCCGGCCCATGCGGGGTGTCGGCTGGCTGGACCTGTGGGCTTCCGAAAGCCGGACCCTCGTCGCCGCCGCCGTCGTCCAGACGTTCCGCGAAGCCCGTCCGGTCGTGATGGTGGCCGAGGCGGCGCGCCTGCGTGGCGTGCTGGAAATCGTCATCGCCCCCATGCGCGGCCCCGGCGGCGAGGCCGACCAGCTGCTGGGTCTCTATCAGCCCGCGCTGGATCAGGAGCGGCGTCGCGATGCGGTCGGCCCGCTGACCGCCCGTCTTTCGGTCGGCGTCGGCGTGACCGGACGGCCGCCGCTAACCCTGGCCACCGTTGACGGGCGACGGATCGCCTAA
- a CDS encoding CBS domain-containing protein: MLVAEILKSKGGDVFGITPDTTLANACSELDRRKIGALIVCDGDRVVGVFSERDLVKAVTSDGASGLDRPVSRYMTKDVIFADPGETVATLMGRMTDRRIRHLPVLNDGRLVGVISIGDVVKCQIAEATQEAESLRTYIAAG; encoded by the coding sequence GTGCTGGTTGCAGAAATCCTCAAGTCGAAGGGTGGCGATGTCTTCGGCATCACCCCCGACACGACCCTGGCCAATGCCTGCAGCGAGCTGGACCGCCGCAAGATCGGAGCGCTGATCGTTTGCGACGGTGACCGGGTGGTCGGGGTCTTCTCCGAACGCGATCTGGTGAAGGCCGTAACGTCCGACGGTGCGTCGGGGCTGGATAGACCTGTGTCCCGCTACATGACGAAGGATGTGATCTTTGCCGACCCGGGCGAGACGGTCGCCACCCTGATGGGGCGGATGACCGATCGCCGGATACGGCATCTTCCCGTTCTGAACGACGGTCGCCTGGTGGGCGTGATCTCCATCGGGGATGTGGTGAAGTGCCAGATCGCAGAGGCAACACAGGAGGCGGAGAGTCTGAGGACCTATATCGCGGCCGGCTGA
- the hfaD gene encoding holdfast anchor protein HfaD: protein MARPAPIRTAGTIAATALFVAAATSAFGQTQDGVIVLNNQLQLGDVIAGQTLNVEGASDEVGADTAAQGNNLSGTAQDRDLQLTSTQTSRGDVRSTTTLSVDGDLEGPVNATTQSRGNYLAAAAYGGDVAIEATQDVGPTEVTAASSLNGPSVRMLGGASVGVTAIANTTSMAASASHVSGIVIQRSEAGVRAENFAETRYIPATAEFLSQSIANATALNSGLASSQDLIIRQRSAGDAVTASTSANAANAWDLAGRARATANQTLLYNDGGSVVATTDQSNLSQVRASATVTSYDWGAAAAAAAGTGNEVVAGNNDVYLEIDNSQVNSGGVEVSADFAGTNGYDAYVSADAVGNSVTGYVCSTCQGNLIATNNQTNSGPVSATANTTVNGTGRAIASSASAVGNTATFYVSRPGP from the coding sequence ATGGCCAGACCCGCGCCGATCCGGACCGCTGGAACGATCGCCGCGACGGCGCTGTTCGTGGCAGCCGCTACTAGCGCTTTCGGACAGACCCAGGATGGCGTCATCGTCCTGAACAACCAGCTGCAGCTGGGCGACGTCATCGCCGGCCAGACCCTGAACGTCGAAGGGGCCTCGGACGAGGTGGGTGCCGACACGGCGGCCCAGGGCAACAACCTGTCCGGCACGGCCCAGGACCGCGACCTCCAGCTGACCTCGACCCAGACGTCCAGGGGAGACGTCCGCTCGACCACCACCCTGAGCGTGGACGGCGACCTGGAAGGCCCGGTCAACGCCACCACCCAGTCGCGCGGCAACTATCTGGCCGCTGCCGCCTATGGGGGCGACGTCGCCATCGAGGCGACCCAGGACGTAGGCCCGACGGAAGTCACCGCCGCCTCGAGCCTGAACGGCCCTTCCGTCCGGATGCTCGGCGGTGCCTCGGTCGGCGTCACCGCCATCGCCAACACCACCTCGATGGCCGCCAGCGCCTCACACGTGTCCGGCATCGTGATCCAGCGTTCCGAGGCCGGCGTTCGGGCCGAAAACTTCGCCGAGACGCGATACATCCCCGCAACTGCCGAGTTCCTCAGCCAGTCGATTGCCAATGCGACTGCCCTGAACTCCGGTCTCGCCTCCAGTCAGGACCTGATCATTCGCCAGCGCTCGGCCGGCGATGCCGTCACCGCATCGACCAGCGCCAATGCCGCCAACGCCTGGGATCTGGCCGGGCGCGCCCGCGCCACCGCCAACCAGACCCTGCTCTACAACGATGGCGGCTCGGTCGTGGCGACGACGGACCAGTCCAACCTGTCCCAGGTCCGCGCCTCGGCCACCGTGACCAGCTACGACTGGGGCGCAGCCGCTGCCGCCGCAGCCGGAACCGGCAACGAGGTCGTCGCCGGCAACAACGACGTCTATCTGGAGATCGACAACAGCCAGGTGAACTCCGGCGGGGTCGAGGTCAGCGCCGATTTCGCGGGAACCAATGGCTATGACGCCTATGTCTCGGCGGACGCGGTCGGCAACTCGGTCACCGGCTATGTCTGCTCGACCTGCCAGGGCAATCTGATCGCCACAAACAATCAGACCAACTCCGGTCCCGTCTCGGCCACAGCGAACACCACCGTCAATGGCACAGGCCGCGCGATCGCTTCGAGCGCCAGCGCTGTTGGCAATACCGCGACCTTCTACGTCTCGCGGCCGGGTCCGTGA
- the acs gene encoding acetate--CoA ligase: protein MTDRDLYPVSADWAGRAHMDAAAYEIARIAARETPDAFWGEQAKRLDWMTPPTIIKDVSFSKDDFRIRWFADGVLNVCFNCVDRHLPERADQTAIIWEGDDPARSGHLTYAELHREVCRMANVLKDLGVRKGDRVTIYLPMIPAAAVAMLACARIGAIHSVVFGGFSPDSIAGRIEDCGSKFVITADEGLRAGKRVPLKANVDAALEKVPGVETVLVVSHTNADVPMTPGRDVRYGEASQSVSDACPCEPMNAEDPLFILYTSGSTGKPKGVLHTTGGYLFWVSYTHELVFDYRPGEVFWCTADVGWVTGHSYVVYGALANAATTLMFEGVPNYPDNRRFWQVVDKHQVEIFYTAPTALRALMRDGDEPVKSSSRKSLRLLGTVGEPINPEAWRWYHEVVGEGRLPIIDTWWQTETGGALIAPLPGATDLKPGSATKPLPGVELELVDAEGVVLEGATSGNLCITDSWPGQMRTVWGDHQRFFDTYFSTYPGKYFTGDGCRRDEDGYCWITGRVDDVINVSGHRMGTAEVESALVLHDDVAEAAVVGFPHDIKGQGIYAYVTLNAGVEPHDDLKKTLVAHVRKEIGPIAAPDAIQWAPGLPKTRSGKIMRRILRKIAENDLTALGDTSTLADPAVVDDLVKNRTG from the coding sequence ATGACCGACCGCGACTTGTATCCCGTTTCCGCCGACTGGGCCGGGCGTGCGCATATGGACGCCGCCGCCTATGAGATTGCCCGGATCGCCGCCCGCGAAACGCCGGACGCCTTCTGGGGCGAGCAGGCAAAGCGGCTGGACTGGATGACCCCACCCACGATCATCAAGGACGTTTCCTTCAGCAAGGACGACTTCCGCATCCGCTGGTTCGCCGACGGCGTGCTGAATGTCTGTTTCAACTGCGTCGATCGGCATTTGCCCGAGCGGGCCGACCAGACCGCCATCATCTGGGAGGGCGACGACCCCGCCCGATCCGGCCACCTGACCTATGCCGAGTTGCACCGCGAGGTGTGCCGCATGGCCAATGTGCTGAAGGACCTGGGGGTCCGGAAGGGCGATCGCGTCACCATCTACCTGCCCATGATCCCGGCGGCCGCCGTCGCCATGCTGGCCTGTGCCCGCATCGGGGCGATCCATTCGGTCGTGTTCGGGGGCTTCTCCCCCGACAGCATCGCCGGGCGGATCGAGGATTGCGGATCGAAATTCGTCATCACCGCCGACGAGGGCCTGCGCGCCGGCAAGCGGGTCCCGTTGAAGGCCAATGTCGACGCGGCGCTGGAAAAGGTCCCGGGCGTGGAGACCGTCCTGGTCGTCAGCCATACCAACGCCGATGTGCCGATGACGCCCGGCCGCGACGTCCGCTACGGCGAGGCCAGTCAGAGCGTTTCCGACGCCTGTCCGTGCGAGCCGATGAACGCCGAGGACCCGCTGTTCATCCTCTACACCTCGGGCTCGACCGGAAAGCCCAAGGGTGTCCTGCACACCACCGGCGGATACCTGTTCTGGGTCAGCTATACCCACGAACTGGTCTTCGACTATCGGCCCGGCGAGGTCTTCTGGTGCACTGCGGACGTCGGCTGGGTCACAGGTCACTCCTATGTCGTCTATGGGGCCCTGGCCAATGCGGCGACGACCCTGATGTTCGAGGGGGTGCCCAACTATCCCGACAACCGCCGCTTCTGGCAGGTCGTGGACAAGCACCAGGTCGAGATCTTCTACACCGCGCCCACGGCGCTGCGGGCCCTGATGCGGGACGGCGACGAGCCGGTGAAATCGTCCAGCCGCAAGTCGCTGCGCCTGCTCGGCACGGTCGGCGAACCGATCAATCCCGAGGCCTGGCGCTGGTATCACGAGGTGGTCGGCGAGGGCCGGCTGCCGATCATCGACACCTGGTGGCAGACCGAGACGGGCGGTGCCCTGATCGCCCCTCTGCCCGGTGCCACGGACCTGAAGCCCGGCTCAGCGACGAAGCCATTGCCCGGCGTAGAGCTGGAGCTGGTCGATGCCGAAGGTGTCGTGCTGGAAGGTGCCACGTCCGGCAACCTGTGCATCACCGACAGCTGGCCGGGCCAGATGCGGACGGTCTGGGGCGACCACCAGCGGTTCTTCGACACCTATTTCTCGACCTATCCCGGCAAGTATTTCACCGGCGACGGCTGCCGCCGGGACGAGGACGGCTACTGCTGGATCACCGGCCGGGTCGACGACGTCATCAACGTCTCGGGCCACCGGATGGGCACGGCGGAGGTCGAGAGCGCCCTGGTCCTGCACGACGACGTGGCCGAGGCGGCGGTCGTCGGTTTTCCCCACGACATCAAGGGCCAGGGCATCTACGCCTATGTCACCCTGAACGCCGGGGTCGAGCCGCACGACGATCTGAAAAAGACCCTGGTCGCCCATGTCAGGAAAGAGATCGGCCCCATCGCTGCGCCCGACGCCATCCAGTGGGCCCCCGGCCTGCCCAAGACCCGATCGGGCAAGATCATGCGGCGCATCCTGCGAAAGATCGCCGAGAACGACCTGACCGCGCTCGGCGATACCTCGACCCTTGCCGATCCGGCGGTCGTGGACGATCTCGTGAAAAACCGGACGGGCTGA
- the hfaA gene encoding holdfast anchoring protein HfaA: MLAALIPLGIVAVGLPAAAQTAGSGGLSSFQNGYGGARQSVTTAQTGSSRDQNGNRLIVDGIIQAGASAYSAQSGGVSQTYSGSGSSGGGSAIGGSTAIGNNLNVVVQGNHNTVIVNSRQTNTGNVSARTDLTGTLTGF, from the coding sequence ATGCTCGCTGCGCTCATTCCCCTCGGAATCGTCGCTGTCGGCCTGCCCGCCGCCGCCCAGACCGCAGGGTCCGGCGGCCTGTCGTCGTTTCAGAACGGCTATGGCGGCGCGCGCCAGTCGGTCACGACGGCCCAGACCGGCTCGAGCCGGGACCAGAACGGCAATCGCCTGATCGTCGACGGCATCATCCAGGCCGGGGCCTCCGCCTATTCCGCCCAGTCCGGGGGCGTCTCGCAGACCTATTCAGGCTCTGGCAGCAGCGGTGGTGGCTCGGCCATCGGCGGCTCGACGGCCATCGGCAACAATCTGAATGTGGTGGTCCAGGGCAACCACAACACGGTCATAGTCAACTCACGTCAGACCAACACGGGGAATGTGTCCGCCCGGACCGATCTGACCGGCACCCTGACAGGCTTCTGA
- the hfaB gene encoding holdfast anchoring protein HfaB, producing MTTTALTRRLKVGGVALAVMAMLGACVSPSAGPNGMYATPIGNAPVTSNPTPYSTALYCLADYARRYNLPSPRMAVGRISDYTGTVSSDGGRQVTGGASLMAFSALAKAGAQMVERYDTSISEMELRYANNRLIGDQGGTADDPNYRRILAGQVPGSDFYLVGGITEVNYNIRSAGFDAGQGETDSARPGSTIVQGKVFVMNIAIDLRLVQTTTLEVVDVVSYQKQIIGREISAGVFDFLDGNVLDISAGTGGMEPVQLAVRAVIERATVEFMANLYGAPGPEVCLDASNDPLNTVGPTGGYYPAYDNTGTNNGQTRADPDRWNDRRDGAVRGSRY from the coding sequence ATGACGACCACTGCCCTCACCCGTCGGCTGAAGGTCGGCGGCGTCGCCCTCGCCGTCATGGCCATGCTCGGCGCCTGCGTGAGCCCGTCGGCCGGGCCGAACGGCATGTATGCGACGCCGATCGGCAATGCGCCGGTGACATCGAACCCGACGCCCTATTCCACGGCCCTGTATTGCCTGGCCGACTATGCCCGCCGCTACAACCTGCCCTCGCCGCGCATGGCCGTGGGCCGGATCAGCGACTACACCGGCACGGTCTCGTCCGACGGGGGACGTCAGGTCACGGGCGGAGCCTCCCTGATGGCCTTCAGCGCCCTGGCCAAGGCCGGGGCCCAGATGGTCGAGCGCTACGACACCTCCATCTCCGAAATGGAGTTGCGCTACGCCAACAACCGGCTGATCGGCGACCAGGGCGGCACAGCCGATGATCCCAACTATCGCCGCATCCTGGCGGGCCAGGTGCCGGGCTCGGACTTCTACCTTGTCGGCGGCATCACCGAGGTGAACTACAATATCCGCTCGGCCGGCTTCGACGCCGGGCAGGGCGAGACCGACAGCGCCCGGCCGGGCTCCACCATCGTCCAGGGCAAGGTGTTCGTCATGAACATCGCCATCGACCTGCGCCTGGTCCAGACCACCACGCTCGAGGTCGTTGACGTCGTCTCCTACCAGAAGCAGATCATCGGCCGCGAAATCTCCGCCGGAGTGTTCGACTTCCTGGACGGCAACGTCCTGGATATCTCGGCCGGAACCGGCGGGATGGAGCCGGTGCAGCTGGCCGTCCGGGCCGTGATCGAGCGGGCGACGGTCGAGTTCATGGCCAATCTGTATGGCGCACCGGGTCCGGAAGTTTGCCTGGACGCCTCCAACGACCCGCTCAACACGGTGGGCCCGACCGGGGGCTACTACCCCGCCTACGACAACACGGGAACGAACAATGGCCAGACCCGCGCCGATCCGGACCGCTGGAACGATCGCCGCGACGGCGCTGTTCGTGGCAGCCGCTACTAG
- a CDS encoding pirin family protein, which yields MIERRPFDSLGGANHGWLNAKHHFSFAGYYDPARMSWGNLRVWNDDEIAAGSGFPPHPHSDMEIITYVREGAITHEDSLGNKGRTEAGDVQVMSAGTGIRHAEYNAEPVLTRIFQIWIEPTRRGEKPAWGAKPFPKGDRAGQFVVLASGFEGDSDALPIRTDARIVGATLKAGESATYPLGATRRGYLVPARGEVEVNGVHLNARDGAAITGEDTLTVTAVNDAEIVLVDAA from the coding sequence ATGATCGAGCGCAGACCGTTCGACAGCCTGGGTGGTGCCAACCACGGATGGCTGAACGCCAAACACCATTTCTCCTTCGCCGGCTACTACGATCCGGCCCGCATGAGCTGGGGCAATCTGCGCGTCTGGAATGACGATGAGATCGCAGCGGGCTCGGGCTTTCCGCCCCACCCCCACTCGGACATGGAGATCATCACCTACGTGCGCGAAGGCGCGATCACCCACGAGGACAGCCTGGGCAACAAGGGCCGCACCGAGGCCGGCGACGTCCAGGTGATGAGCGCCGGCACCGGTATCCGCCACGCCGAATACAATGCCGAACCGGTGCTGACCCGCATCTTCCAGATCTGGATCGAGCCGACCCGTCGCGGCGAAAAGCCCGCATGGGGGGCCAAGCCCTTCCCCAAGGGCGACCGCGCCGGTCAGTTCGTGGTCCTGGCCTCAGGCTTCGAGGGGGATAGCGATGCCCTGCCGATCCGCACGGACGCCCGCATTGTCGGCGCGACCCTGAAGGCCGGCGAAAGCGCGACCTATCCTCTGGGAGCGACCCGCCGTGGCTATCTGGTGCCCGCCAGGGGCGAGGTCGAGGTCAACGGCGTCCATCTTAATGCCCGCGATGGTGCCGCCATCACCGGCGAGGACACCCTGACCGTGACCGCGGTCAACGATGCCGAGATCGTCCTGGTCGACGCAGCCTAG
- a CDS encoding M16 family metallopeptidase → MTPRSLLLAAVSGLALLTGPLSGAAMAQTTTAAQPSDPWPQANSDIPADPAVRFGQLPNGMRYAILRNATPPGQASLRLRIDAGSLMENEDQLGLAHFMEHMAFNGTTNIPENELLRILERLGLAFGADTNAATSWDQTFYQLELPRTNDETVDTGLRIMREQVSEALMEADDIDAERGVIEGEERTRNTPGLRSAKAQFALLAPSQRVSERFPIGDLDVIRTAPRQRFVDFYHAYYRPSRATMFAVGDFDVDVMEQKIRSAFESWQPKAPDGPEPDLGQVAPRQEETRILVEPGVQSSVQLNWVTNPDRDPDTVAERRSRILRGLGLSVLNRRLGELARADNPPFIAAGAGSSTLFDSIDISTLTANFNPGGLQRALETAEQEQRRLVQFGVTEAELQREITDTRTSLENAVASAATRTTPGLVNGLLTATNDDRVFTTPQTNLDIFNAAVEGLTPAEVDEAVKPVFEGQGPLALVITPEAIEGGEAAVTAMLQASEAVAVTARAAQAAAEWPYTSFGTPARPTERRELTEVGATQVTFANGTTLVVKPTTFRDEQILISVRTGIGELGMPTDTPQAQSLAGFTFAAGGLGKLTADELARVLSGKIYGASFSTDADAYQLAGSTRPQDLALEMQLLTAYLTDPGLRPAPFEQIKAVFPQIIAQQSATPGGAFAIQSSGLLASGDARQTFPTAEQVAGFTNDQLKAQVTSGLSQGPLSVVMVGDVTVDDAIAAVGATLAALPARPAAPAPLPGSDTLRFPAGTPTPVTLTHNGPPEQALGYVAWPTTDQIADRTEARTVGILADVMELRVLDEIRERQALAYSPSVDDSASEVYPGYGSIFVTAQTTPQNLGAYFSAVDAIAASLRDTPITDDELNRARAPTVEALRRSQAGNEYWLGQLEDVAAHPESLQQTLTHISDLEALTPADIQAAARKYLVPDKAWRASVVSANAPAQ, encoded by the coding sequence ATGACCCCTCGCAGCCTTCTGCTTGCCGCCGTCTCCGGCCTCGCCTTGCTGACTGGCCCCCTGTCCGGTGCCGCCATGGCCCAGACGACGACCGCCGCACAGCCCTCGGACCCCTGGCCCCAGGCCAACAGCGACATTCCGGCCGATCCCGCGGTCCGGTTCGGACAGCTTCCGAACGGCATGCGCTATGCGATCCTGCGCAACGCCACCCCGCCGGGCCAGGCGTCCCTGAGGCTGCGGATCGACGCGGGGTCGCTGATGGAGAACGAGGATCAGCTGGGTCTGGCCCACTTCATGGAGCACATGGCCTTCAACGGCACGACCAACATCCCGGAAAACGAGCTGTTGCGCATTCTCGAGCGCCTGGGTCTGGCCTTCGGAGCGGATACGAATGCCGCCACCAGCTGGGACCAGACCTTCTACCAGCTGGAACTGCCCCGCACCAACGACGAGACGGTCGACACCGGCCTTCGGATCATGCGCGAACAGGTGTCCGAAGCCCTGATGGAGGCCGACGACATCGATGCCGAGCGCGGCGTGATCGAGGGCGAGGAACGCACCCGCAATACGCCCGGCCTGCGCTCGGCCAAGGCCCAGTTCGCCTTGCTGGCCCCGAGTCAGCGCGTGTCGGAGCGGTTCCCGATCGGAGACCTGGATGTCATCCGAACCGCGCCGCGCCAGCGGTTCGTCGATTTCTACCACGCCTACTACCGGCCTTCCCGCGCGACGATGTTCGCCGTCGGTGACTTCGACGTCGATGTCATGGAGCAGAAGATCCGCTCTGCCTTCGAAAGCTGGCAGCCCAAGGCTCCCGACGGCCCCGAGCCAGATCTCGGCCAGGTCGCACCGCGTCAGGAGGAAACCCGCATCCTGGTCGAACCCGGCGTGCAGTCTTCGGTCCAGCTGAACTGGGTCACCAATCCGGACCGGGACCCTGACACCGTGGCCGAACGACGCTCTCGAATCCTGCGTGGTCTGGGGCTGTCGGTCCTGAACCGTCGCCTTGGCGAGCTCGCCCGTGCGGACAATCCACCCTTCATTGCGGCCGGCGCGGGAAGCAGCACCCTTTTCGACAGCATCGACATCTCGACCCTGACAGCCAACTTCAACCCCGGCGGCCTGCAGCGCGCGCTGGAGACGGCCGAGCAGGAACAGCGTCGCCTGGTTCAGTTCGGCGTCACCGAGGCGGAACTGCAGCGCGAGATCACCGATACCCGGACCAGCCTTGAGAACGCGGTTGCCTCCGCCGCCACTCGCACCACACCGGGACTGGTCAACGGACTGCTGACCGCCACCAATGACGACCGCGTCTTCACCACGCCACAGACCAACCTCGACATCTTCAATGCCGCAGTCGAGGGCCTGACTCCGGCCGAGGTGGATGAGGCGGTCAAGCCGGTGTTCGAAGGCCAGGGCCCGCTCGCCCTGGTCATCACGCCCGAAGCGATCGAAGGCGGTGAAGCCGCGGTCACGGCCATGCTACAGGCGTCGGAAGCGGTCGCCGTCACGGCCCGCGCCGCCCAGGCCGCCGCGGAATGGCCCTATACGAGCTTCGGCACGCCCGCCCGGCCCACAGAGCGCCGCGAGCTGACGGAAGTCGGGGCAACGCAAGTCACCTTCGCCAATGGCACGACCCTGGTGGTCAAGCCCACCACCTTCCGCGACGAACAGATTCTGATCAGCGTCCGCACAGGTATCGGCGAGCTCGGCATGCCAACCGACACCCCCCAGGCCCAATCCCTGGCGGGCTTCACCTTCGCAGCCGGCGGCCTCGGCAAGCTGACAGCCGACGAACTGGCGCGGGTCCTCAGCGGCAAGATCTACGGGGCCAGTTTCTCCACCGACGCCGACGCGTACCAGCTGGCGGGCTCGACCCGACCGCAGGACCTGGCATTGGAGATGCAACTCCTGACCGCCTATCTGACCGACCCCGGCCTGCGTCCAGCCCCGTTCGAACAGATCAAGGCCGTCTTCCCCCAGATCATCGCACAGCAGTCGGCGACACCGGGCGGGGCTTTCGCGATCCAGTCCAGCGGACTTCTCGCCTCGGGCGACGCCCGTCAAACCTTCCCCACCGCCGAACAGGTGGCGGGATTCACCAACGATCAGCTGAAGGCGCAGGTCACCTCGGGCCTGTCGCAGGGCCCGCTCAGCGTGGTGATGGTCGGCGATGTGACGGTGGACGATGCCATCGCCGCCGTCGGTGCGACCCTGGCTGCCCTGCCCGCTCGCCCGGCCGCGCCCGCGCCCCTGCCCGGCTCCGACACGCTTCGCTTCCCCGCAGGTACGCCGACACCCGTGACCCTGACCCACAATGGTCCTCCGGAACAGGCCCTGGGCTATGTCGCCTGGCCCACGACCGACCAGATTGCCGATCGCACCGAAGCTCGTACGGTCGGCATCCTGGCCGATGTCATGGAACTGCGGGTGCTGGATGAAATCCGGGAGCGTCAGGCCCTGGCCTATTCCCCCTCGGTCGATGACAGCGCGTCCGAGGTCTATCCCGGCTACGGTTCGATCTTCGTCACGGCCCAGACGACGCCCCAGAACCTGGGGGCCTATTTCAGCGCCGTGGATGCCATCGCAGCCTCGCTGCGGGACACCCCCATCACGGATGACGAGTTGAACCGCGCGCGGGCCCCGACCGTCGAGGCCCTGCGTCGCAGCCAGGCCGGAAACGAATACTGGCTCGGCCAGCTGGAGGACGTCGCCGCCCACCCTGAAAGCCTGCAGCAGACCCTGACCCACATCAGCGATCTGGAGGCACTGACTCCGGCAGACATCCAGGCAGCGGCCCGGAAATATCTGGTGCCAGACAAGGCCTGGCGCGCTTCGGTGGTCTCTGCCAACGCACCGGCGCAATAG
- a CDS encoding rhomboid family intramembrane serine protease, with the protein MPGLYFFQSRAHTYWLELAFAPVDLSQGRYAGLVTSMFVHGGWAHAMMNAVAALTFGTPVARLFRGTVGVFVFLALYIVSGVVATLGYGLVHWGSMDPLVGASGAVFGLIGAATRLLGGGGRVLPLTDRAVITMSIAWMAVNGVLGLIGFAPGVEGARVAWEAHAFGFLFGILAIGPAARLFARPDERFDSSARPGDPPA; encoded by the coding sequence ATGCCCGGGCTCTATTTCTTTCAGAGCCGCGCCCACACCTACTGGCTGGAGCTGGCGTTCGCGCCGGTCGACCTGAGCCAGGGGCGGTATGCGGGGCTGGTGACATCGATGTTCGTGCACGGCGGATGGGCACACGCGATGATGAATGCAGTGGCGGCGCTGACATTCGGCACGCCGGTCGCGCGCCTGTTCAGGGGCACCGTAGGAGTCTTCGTTTTTCTGGCCCTGTATATTGTGTCGGGCGTCGTTGCGACGCTGGGATACGGACTGGTCCACTGGGGCAGCATGGATCCCCTGGTCGGCGCATCCGGCGCGGTGTTCGGCCTGATCGGGGCGGCGACGCGACTGCTGGGCGGGGGAGGGCGGGTGCTTCCCCTGACCGACCGGGCCGTTATCACCATGTCGATCGCCTGGATGGCGGTGAATGGGGTGCTTGGCCTGATCGGGTTCGCGCCCGGTGTGGAAGGCGCGCGAGTCGCCTGGGAAGCCCATGCCTTTGGCTTCCTGTTCGGCATTCTGGCGATCGGCCCGGCGGCGCGATTATTCGCCCGGCCGGACGAAAGGTTTGATTCGTCGGCCCGCCCGGGTGATCCTCCCGCCTGA
- a CDS encoding YkgJ family cysteine cluster protein, translated as MSNPCLKCPTNQSCCRELNGLTINYAEYNRHFENKITHLTVSRKGKLFEISSLGNGPCPNWDQQCQVYGNRPMDCDLYPYTMGKIFEGDGEVYATYHSRTECPLTNQLLGPRENAEKLIRNFLENTYGEHCKITVRYDEGAARIYHLARRAASKAKSLLVGDAT; from the coding sequence TTGTCAAATCCTTGCCTGAAATGCCCAACAAATCAAAGTTGCTGTCGTGAGCTTAATGGCCTGACGATCAACTACGCTGAATACAATCGACATTTTGAGAACAAAATTACACACCTAACCGTTTCTCGAAAAGGCAAGCTCTTTGAGATATCGTCTCTTGGAAACGGCCCATGTCCAAATTGGGACCAACAGTGCCAAGTCTATGGAAACCGGCCTATGGACTGTGATCTTTATCCCTACACGATGGGCAAGATTTTTGAAGGGGATGGGGAGGTTTATGCGACCTATCACAGCCGCACCGAATGTCCATTGACAAACCAGCTCCTGGGCCCTCGCGAGAACGCAGAGAAGCTGATACGAAATTTTCTTGAAAACACATATGGCGAGCATTGCAAAATCACTGTTCGCTATGATGAAGGGGCAGCAAGAATCTACCATCTGGCACGCCGAGCTGCGTCCAAGGCCAAGAGTCTACTTGTTGGAGATGCGACCTAA